A DNA window from Thermomicrobiales bacterium contains the following coding sequences:
- a CDS encoding DUF3267 domain-containing protein, which yields MKRDEARAGIRPWIGDPPRTEAPELPGYVQLHREQLGMGALTIIGFVLIPLWWFIFVALVSLAGGPSSSSFEINLTTLFVGALIALVLVPVLHEAVHGIAGMLVGATPSYGIGPGFAYTTFPEPLRKWQYLTVGIAPLIVLSILSVLVAARWESVANAAIFFAVINAAGAIGDLWMSWKILRTPS from the coding sequence GTGAAACGCGATGAGGCGCGAGCCGGAATCCGTCCGTGGATTGGTGACCCGCCACGCACCGAGGCACCCGAGCTGCCGGGGTACGTGCAGCTCCACCGCGAGCAGCTCGGCATGGGTGCGCTGACGATCATTGGGTTCGTCCTCATACCCCTTTGGTGGTTCATCTTCGTTGCACTGGTCAGCCTCGCCGGTGGGCCGTCATCTTCCTCCTTTGAGATCAACCTGACGACGCTATTTGTCGGTGCGCTCATTGCGCTCGTGCTCGTGCCCGTTCTGCACGAAGCCGTACACGGCATCGCCGGGATGCTGGTTGGCGCGACGCCGTCCTACGGTATCGGCCCCGGCTTCGCCTATACGACGTTCCCTGAGCCGCTGCGCAAGTGGCAGTACCTCACGGTTGGCATCGCGCCGCTGATCGTGCTGTCGATCTTGTCGGTGCTGGTCGCCGCACGCTGGGAGAGTGTCGCGAATGCTGCGATCTTTTTCGCCGTGATCAACGCTGCCGGCGCGATCGGCGATCTCTGGATGAGCTGGAAGATCCTGCGCACGCCGAGC